One window from the genome of Populus alba chromosome 15, ASM523922v2, whole genome shotgun sequence encodes:
- the LOC118056439 gene encoding uncharacterized protein, translated as MAMSFKLVFFCFLVLTKPLILVSKYTEDQNTDRESLISFKNALRNPKILSSWNITSRHCSWVGVSCHLGRVVSLILSTRSLRGRLHPSLFSLSSLTILDLSYNLFVGEIPHQVSNLKRLKHLSLGGNLLSGELPRELGVLTRLQTLQLGPNSFTGKIPPEVGELSQLNTLDLSSNGLTGSVPSQLSELTGLQFLDLGNNLLSGSPVNLFKLESLKSLDISNNSFSGPIPPEIGNLKNLSDLYIGINLFSGPFPPEIGDLSRLENFFAPSCSITGPFPEEISNLKSLSKLDLSYNPLRCSIPKSIGAMESLSILNLVYSELNGSIPAELGNCKNLKTLMLSFNSLSGVLPEELSMLPMLTFSADKNQLSGPLPHWLGKWNQVESLLLSNNRFSGKIPPEIGNCSALRVISLSSNLLSGEIPRELCKAVDLMEIDLDVNFLTGGIEDVFLKCTNLSQLVLMDNQINGSIPEYLAGLPLTVLDLDSNNFSGTIPASLWNSMTLMEFSAANNFLEGSLPVEIGNAVQLERLVLSNNQLGVTIPKEIGNLTALSVLNLNSNLLEGTIPVELGHSAALTTLDLGNNQLSGSIPEKLADLVQLHCLVLSHNKLSGPIPSEPSLYFREASIPDSSFFQHLGVFDLSHNMLSGSIPEEMGNLVVVVDLLLNNNKLSGEIPGSLSRLTNLTTLDLSGNMLTGSIPPELGGSSKLQGLYLGNNQLSGTIPGRLGVLGSLVKLNLTGNQLYGPVPRSFGDLKELTHLDLSYNELDGELPSSLSGMLNLVGLYVQKNRLSGSVDELSSMSIAWKIETMNLSNNFFDGNLPRSFSNLSYLTYLDLHGNKFTGEIPLELGNLVQLEYFDVSGNRISGQIPEKLCALVNLFYLNLAENSLEGPVPGSGICLNLSKISLAGNKDLCGKIMGLDCRVKSFDKSYYLNAWGLAGIAVGCMIVTLSIAFALRKWILKDSGQGDLEEGKLNSFLDQNLYFLSSSSSRSKEPLSINIAMFEQPLLKITLVDILEATNNFCKTNIIGDGGFGTVYKATLPDVKTVAVKKLSQAKTQGNREFIAEMETLGKVKHQNLVPLLGYCSFGEEKLLVYEYMVNGSLDLWLRNQSRALDVLDWPKRVKIATGSARGLAFLHHGFTPHIIHRDIKASNILLNEDFEPKVADFGLARLISACETHVSTDIAGTFGYIPPEYGQSGRSTTRGDVYSFGVILLELVTGKEPTGPDFKEVEGGNLVGWVFQKIKKGQAADVLDPTVLSADSKQMMLQMLQIAAVCLSDNPANRPTMLKVLKFLKGIKDE; from the coding sequence ATGGCAATGTCTTTCAAGCTtgtgtttttttgctttctagTGTTAACAAAGCCTCTCATTTTGGTTTCAAAGTACACTGAAGATCAAAATACAGATAGGGAATCTCTCATTTCCTTCAAAAATGCACTCAGAAACCCAAAGATCCTTTCTTCATGGAACATAACTAGTCGTCACTGCAGCTGGGTTGGCGTTTCTTGCCATCTCGGCCGTGTTGTTTCCTTGATACTCTCAACTCGGAGCCTTCGAGGCCGACTCCACCCTTCTCTTTTCTCCCTTTCTTCCTTAACCATTCTTGATTTGTCCTATAACCTTTTTGTTGGCGAAATCCCACATCAAGTTTCCAATCTTAAACGCTTGAAACACCTTTCTCTGGGTGGTAACCTGCTATCAGGGGAGTTGCCCCGTGAACTCGGTGTGCTGACTCGGCTCCAAACCCTACAACTCGGTCCCAACTCGTTCACCGGGAAAATCCCACCGGAGGTTGGGGAGTTGTCCCAGCTGAACACCCTTGACCTCTCAAGCAATGGGCTCACTGGGTCAGTGCCGAGTCAACTTAGTGAGTTGACCGGGCTTCAGTTCTTGGACCTTGGTAACAACCTTCTATCAGGTTCTCCTGTAAATCTCTTTAAACTTGAATCCTTGAAATCATTGGATATATCAAACAATTCCTTTTCTGGTCCCATTCCACCTGAAATAGGCAACCTTAAGAACCTGTCTGATCTTTACATCGGTATCAACTTGTTTTCTGGTCCTTTTCCACCAGAAATTGGTGACCTTTCAAGACTTGAAAACTTCTTTGCACCTTCATGTTCAATCACAGGTCCTTTTCCTGAAGAAATTTCCAATTTGAAGTCATTGAGTAAACTTGACCTTTCTTATAATCCATTGAGGTGTTCAATACCGAAGTCTATAGGCGCAATGGAGAGCTTGTCAATTTTGAATCTTGTTTACTCTGAGCTTAATGGTTCTATACCTGCCGAGCTTGGAAATTGCAAAAATTTGAAGACTCTGATGTTGTCTTTCAATTCTCTGTCTGGAGTGTTACCAGAAGAGCTTTCTATGTTGCCTATGTTGACATTTTCTGCTGATAAGAATCAGCTTTCAGGGCCACTGCCTCATTGGCTTGGAAAGTGGAACCAGGTGGAGTCACTTTTGCTTTCAAATAATAGGTTTTCAGGGAAAATACCACCTGAAATTGGGAATTGTTCGGCGTTGAGGGTGATTAGTTTGAGTAGTAACTTGCTGAGTGGGGAGATACCAAGAGAGCTTTGTAAGGCAGTTGATCTTATGGAGATTGATCTTGACGTGAATTTCCTGACTGGTGGTATTGAGGACGTGTTCTTGAAGTGTACTAATTTGAGCCAGTTGGTTTTGATGGATAATCAGATTAACGGCTCGATTCCGGAGTATTTAGCAGGGCTTCCTTTGACGGTGCTTGATCTTGATTCTAACAATTTCTCGGGTACCATACCTGCGAGTTTGTGGAACTCCATGACCTTGATGGAATTCTCCGCTGCAAATAATTTCTTAGAGGGTTCTCTGCCCGTGGAGATTGGCAATGCTGTTCAGCTGGAGAGGCTGGTGCTGAGTAACAATCAGCTAGGGGTTACTATCCCGAAGGAGATTGGCAATCTCACAGCTCTTTCAGTTCTCAATTTGAACTCCAATCTGTTGGAAGGAACCATTCCTGTGGAGCTCGGACATTCAGCTGCACTTACCACGTTGGACCTAGGAAACAATCAACTCTCTGGTTCAATACCGGAGAAACTTGCAGATTTGGTTCAATTACATTGCTTGGTTCTTTCTCACAATAAGTTATCAGGGCCCATTCCATCGGAGCCTTCTTTGTATTTTCGTGAAGCTAGTATTCCTGATTCGAGCTTTTTTCAGCACCTTGGTGTGTTTGATTTGTCACACAATATGCTGTCCGGTTCAATACCTGAGGAGATGGGGAACCTTGTGGTTGTGGTGGATCTTCTTCTCAACAATAACAAGCTTTCCGGTGAAATTCCAGGGTCACTTTCAAGGTTGACAAATCTTACAACCTTGGATTTGTCTGGAAATATGCTAACCGGCTCCATTCCACCAGAACTTGGTGGCTCTTCCAAGCTTCAGGGCCTGTATTTGGGGAATAATCAACTCTCAGGAACCATCCCTGGGAGACTAGGTGTCTTAGGCAGCTTGGTGAAGCTGAATTTGACTGGTAATCAGTTGTATGGTCCAGTTCCTCGTAGTTTTGGAGACTTGAAAGAGCTTACTCACTTGGATTTGAGCTATAACGAGCTTGATGGTGAGCTTCCTTCTTCTCTATCAGGAATGCTGAATCTTGTGGGGCTTTATGTCCAGAAGAACCGGCTATCTGGGTCTGTAGATGAGCTCTCATCTATGTCCATTGCATGGAAGATTGAAACAATGAATTTGAGTAATAATTTCTTTGATGGAAACTTGCCGCGATCATTTAGCAACCTGTCATACTTGACATATTTGGATCTTCATGGAAATAAATTCACAGGAGAAATTCCTCTAGAGCTTGGGAATTTGGTGCAACTCGAGTATTTTGATGTTTCAGGGAATAGGATATCAGGGCAAATTCCAGAGAAGTTATGTGCCCtggttaatcttttttatttgaatttggcAGAAAACAGTTTAGAAGGACCCGTACCAGGAAGTGGTATTTGCCTAAACCTGTCAAAAATCTCACTTGCTGGCAACAAAGACCTCTGTGGGAAAATCATGGGTTTAGATTGCAGGGTCAAAAGCTTTGACAAGTCGTATTATTTGAATGCTTGGGGACTTGCTGGGATTGCAGTTGGATGTATGATTGTCACTCTTAGTATAGCCTTTGCTCTGCGAAAATGGATTTTGAAAGACAGTGGGCAAGGTGATCTTGAGGAAGGAAAACTGAACAGTTTTCTTGATCAAAACTTGTACTTCttgagcagcagcagcagcagatcGAAGGAGCCTCTGAGTATCAACATAGCCATGTTTGAGCAGCCTCTTCTGAAAATTACTTTAGTTGATATTCTTGAAGCCACCAACAACTTTTGCAAGACAAACATCATAGGAGATGGAGGTTTTGGTACTGTATATAAGGCCACTCTACCTGATGTTAAAACAGTTGCGGTCAAGAAGTTGAGTCAAGCCAAGACACAGGGCAACCGAGAATTCATAGCTGAAATGGAAACGTTGGGGAAGGTTAAGCATCAGAATCTTGTTCCGTTGCTGGGATATTGTTCTTTTGGGGAGGAAAAGCTCCTTGTTTATGAATACATGGTAAATGGGAGCTTAGATCTTTGGCTAAGAAATCAAAGCAGGGCTCTTGACGTCCTTGATTGGCCCAAGCGCGTCAAAATTGCAACTGGTTCTGCACGTGGGCTAGCTTTTCTCCACCATGGATTCACCCCCCACATTATCCACAGGGATATCAAAGCCAGCAACATCCTACTTAACGAGGATTTCGAGCCAAAGGTTGCTGATTTTGGGCTGGCCAGGTTGATCAGTGCTTGCGAGACTCATGTTAGCACAGACATAGCAGGAACATTTGGTTACATACCACCAGAGTATGGTCAGAGTGGGAGGTCTACTACAAGAGGAGATGTTTATAGCTTTGGTGTAATTCTGCTTGAATTGGTGACTGGGAAAGAGCCAACAGGACCGGATTTCAAAGAGGTTGAAGGGGGGAACCTAGTCGGTTGGGTGTTTCAAAAGATTAAGAAGGGTCAGGCTGCTGATGTTCTTGATCCAACAGTTCTTAGTGCAGATTCCAAGCAGATGATGCTTCAAATGCTGCAGATTGCTGCTGTTTGCCTGTCTGATAATCCTGCTAATAGACCTACCATGCTCAAAGTGTTGAAGTTCCTGAAAGGGATCAAAGATGAGTAG